The following are encoded in a window of Cyprinus carpio isolate SPL01 chromosome B18, ASM1834038v1, whole genome shotgun sequence genomic DNA:
- the LOC122140366 gene encoding sterile alpha motif domain-containing protein 3-like has product MVKQVSLVFCNLTSVTDLPKDKATLKILFSPSDKFSDSSLDIAVLPVSQSPSTSTQISSCISEIKQSRSHPWPAVFTIPNFSYDVELRLKHGNEAYSTDGTLLTMSRDMQTEILDKLAEAVFAYKAYPDKEEIKSVAVALVEKHPCLKERGSAAGWYGWKLSLTWKMGNYRSKLRDAGCKELKVNSAKRGLEGLQGQRNKVKKPKRSETNFLPDHPSGKDQKTLEHERELMCQEMKKRNPDMSFVNTAMSSTYSLWRQEIVENEPPVYEMKKRWPAIFCERQISAEFNRLMSLDLSKSFYEGLDRNLPKLLCLYRSKRCAGIAEMRTIMDSLDKNASNQRKRVAVLQGLPWFMHENPSQFIKICEHTGSEEVIGGMTLGIITVVEDVTDPIPCDSDVALVIEEAVVLRGLGDIPNAYVNMMGLLYALNINYPKNLKYTFEVIQRLLMNTGAEYLQCKSALP; this is encoded by the exons atGGTAAAGCAAGTGTCGTTGGTTTTTTGCAACCTTACTTCTGTAACTGATCTACCCAAGGACAAGGCGACACTGAAAATCCTGTTCAGCCCCTCTGATAAATTTTCAGACTCAAGTTTGGATATTGCAGTATTGCCTGTATCACAATCTCCATCAACATCGACTCAAATCAGCAGCTGTATCTCAGAGATAAAACAGAGTCGTTCACATCCATGGCCTGCTGTCTTTACTATCCCCAACTTCTCATATGATGTTGAGCTGAGACTAAAGCATGGTAACGAGGCTTACAGTACAGATGGAACTCTTCTGACAATGTCTCGAGACATGCAGACAGAAATACTGGATAAACTTGCTGAAGCAGTGTTCGCTTACAAAGCTTACCCAGACAAAGAGGAAATCAAAAGTGTGGCTGTTGCACTCGTTGAAAAACACCCTTGTCTGAAAGAAAGGGGATCTGCAGCTGGGTGGTATGGTTGGAAATTAAGTTTGACATGGAAGATGGGAAACTACAGGTCAAAACTAAGAGATGCAGGTTGTAAAGAACTCAAAGTGAATTCTGCAAAGAGAGGTCTAGAGGGACTCCAAGGACAGCGAAACAAAGTGAAGAAGCCAAAAAGGTCTGAGACAAACTTTCTCCCAGATCACCCTTCAGGAAAAGACCAGAAAACACTGGAACACGAAAGGGAACTGATGTGCCAGGAGATGAAGAAGAGGAATCCAGACATGAGTTTTGTGAATACAGCCATGAGCAGCACATATTCTCTCTGGAGACAGGAAATAGTTGAAAATGAACCTCCAGTATATGAAATGAAAAAGAGGTGGCCAGCTATTTTTTGTGAGAGACAG atCAGTGCAGAATTCAACAGACTAATGTCGCTGGACCTGAGCAAGTCCTTTTATGAGGGTCTCGACCGAAATCTACCAAAACTGCTGTGCCTGTACCGTTCAAAGCGCTGTGCTGGGATTGCAGAAATGAGGACCATAATGGACAGCCTAGATAAAAAT GCATCAAACCAACGAAAGAGGGTTGCAGTACTGCAGGGTCTGCCATGGTTCATGCATGAGAATCCATCGCAATTCATAAAGATCTGTGAG CACACAGGTTCCGAAGAAGTGATCGGGGGCATGACTCTAGGAATCATCACAGTGGTGGAAGATGTGACAGACCCCATTCCATGCGACTCTGATGTGGCCCTTGTTATAGAGGAAGCAGTTGTTCTGCGAGGACTTGGTGACATACCAAATGCGTATGTGAACATGATGGGATTGCTTTATGCTCTTAACATAAACTACCCAAAAAACCTCAAATACACTTTTGAGGTAATTCAGCGGCTGCTGATGAACACTGGAGCGGAATACTTGCAGTGCAAGAGTGCACTCCcttaa